From Passer domesticus isolate bPasDom1 chromosome 5, bPasDom1.hap1, whole genome shotgun sequence, the proteins below share one genomic window:
- the MANSC4 gene encoding MANSC domain-containing protein 4 isoform X2 yields the protein MKRWSGAGHRLPCISGSLLVPLCRAHGKSVAGLQLPKQHHGHCLEETLPWLMPLAASSVLQGRSRQCCCSPGAESGSLRPCHGAMALLLAAAQVLLLLGLPGASQCLCSPTAFYKNCWIRRFPGLLVDVRESRRRGAQLLRGYAAISPQQCSRTCCLLSNVSCNLAVFYHGAIHENRNCLHMSCPALESCILKAGVDVILYNITTGIDPDLLIFEKLKSQEPNAYSSASKSERQHSTKTPEGGRCQHPNATMSGSPLLRAPPAANSHARTPTPSWSLTVQRTEGSAHSRAETSPAAIAFDKRTSSRSVTSSDKTAHSALSPKPAQVLSHVPTPPRLNSSKQHLNETKGYSGRNSTSDNEAAAWEAAALGVWLIPVVLCSSLLCLCCCTVALTAGRCGCRRGHYKPVRTRTTMSRQLIKYAPVRGNL from the exons ATGAAGCGCTGGTCTGGTGCTGGCCACAGACTCCCCTGTATCAGTGGCAGCCTCTTGGTCCCTCTTTGCAGAGCACATGGAAAATCAGTCGCTGGTTTGCAG CTGCCCAAACAGCACCATGGGCATTGTCTGGAGGAGACCCTGCCCTGGCTCATGCCCCTGGCAGCATCCTCAGTTTTGCAGGGCCGGTCtcggcagtgctgctgcagccctggagcagagagCGGCTCCCTGAGGCCCTGCCACGGGGccatggctctgctgctggcagcggcacaagtgctgctgctcctgggcctGCCTGGGGCCTCCCAGTGCCTCTGCTCGCCCACTGCCTTCTACAAGAACTGCTGGATCCGGcgcttcccagggctgctggtggacGTGCGGGAGTCGCGGCGCAGGGGAGCGCAGCTGCTGAGGGGGTACGCGGCAATCTCCCCGCAGCAGtgcagcaggacctgctgcctgctgagcaacG TCTCCTGCAATCTAGCAGTGTTCTACCATGGAGCCATTCATGAGAACAGGAACTGCCTGCACATGTCTTGCCCAGCTTTGGAAAGCTGCATTCTAAAGGCTGGAGTTGATGTCATTTTGTACAACATCACAACAG GGATTGATCCAGATCTTCTCATTTTTGAGAAACTGAAATCCCAAGAGCCAAATGCTTACTCCTCAGCAAGTAAATCTGAgaggcagcacagcacaaagaCCCCTGAGGGGGGAAGATGCCAACATCCCAATGCCACCATGTCAGGTTCTCCTCTGCTCCGAGCTCCACCTGCTGCCAACAGCCATGCAAGGACTCCCACCCCCAGCTGGAGTCTGACAGTGCAGAGAACTGAAGGTAGTGCCCATTCCAGGGCAGAAacttccccagcagccattgcttTTGATAAGAGGACAAGCAGCAGGTCGGTCACCAGCTCAGACAAGACTGCACACTCAGCTTTGAGCCCCAAGCCTGCCCAGGTGTTATCCCACGTGCCCACCCCTCCTCgcctgaacagcagcaagcaACACCTCAATGAAACCAAAGGCTACAGTGGCAGGAATTCCACGTCAGATAACGAGgcagctgcctgggaagctGCAGCTTTGGGGGTCTGGCTGATTCCTGTTGTCctttgctcctctctgctctgcctgtgctgttgCACTGTTGCCCTCACAGCCGGACGCTGCGGCTGCAGGAGGGGTCACTATAAACCCGTAAGGACAAGAACAACCATGTCCAGACAGCTCATAAAATATGCTCCTGTCAGAGGTAATCTGTGA
- the MANSC4 gene encoding MANSC domain-containing protein 4 isoform X1 gives MKRWSGAGHRLPCISGSLLVPLCRAHGKSVAGLQQLPKQHHGHCLEETLPWLMPLAASSVLQGRSRQCCCSPGAESGSLRPCHGAMALLLAAAQVLLLLGLPGASQCLCSPTAFYKNCWIRRFPGLLVDVRESRRRGAQLLRGYAAISPQQCSRTCCLLSNVSCNLAVFYHGAIHENRNCLHMSCPALESCILKAGVDVILYNITTGIDPDLLIFEKLKSQEPNAYSSASKSERQHSTKTPEGGRCQHPNATMSGSPLLRAPPAANSHARTPTPSWSLTVQRTEGSAHSRAETSPAAIAFDKRTSSRSVTSSDKTAHSALSPKPAQVLSHVPTPPRLNSSKQHLNETKGYSGRNSTSDNEAAAWEAAALGVWLIPVVLCSSLLCLCCCTVALTAGRCGCRRGHYKPVRTRTTMSRQLIKYAPVRGNL, from the exons ATGAAGCGCTGGTCTGGTGCTGGCCACAGACTCCCCTGTATCAGTGGCAGCCTCTTGGTCCCTCTTTGCAGAGCACATGGAAAATCAGTCGCTGGTTTGCAG CAGCTGCCCAAACAGCACCATGGGCATTGTCTGGAGGAGACCCTGCCCTGGCTCATGCCCCTGGCAGCATCCTCAGTTTTGCAGGGCCGGTCtcggcagtgctgctgcagccctggagcagagagCGGCTCCCTGAGGCCCTGCCACGGGGccatggctctgctgctggcagcggcacaagtgctgctgctcctgggcctGCCTGGGGCCTCCCAGTGCCTCTGCTCGCCCACTGCCTTCTACAAGAACTGCTGGATCCGGcgcttcccagggctgctggtggacGTGCGGGAGTCGCGGCGCAGGGGAGCGCAGCTGCTGAGGGGGTACGCGGCAATCTCCCCGCAGCAGtgcagcaggacctgctgcctgctgagcaacG TCTCCTGCAATCTAGCAGTGTTCTACCATGGAGCCATTCATGAGAACAGGAACTGCCTGCACATGTCTTGCCCAGCTTTGGAAAGCTGCATTCTAAAGGCTGGAGTTGATGTCATTTTGTACAACATCACAACAG GGATTGATCCAGATCTTCTCATTTTTGAGAAACTGAAATCCCAAGAGCCAAATGCTTACTCCTCAGCAAGTAAATCTGAgaggcagcacagcacaaagaCCCCTGAGGGGGGAAGATGCCAACATCCCAATGCCACCATGTCAGGTTCTCCTCTGCTCCGAGCTCCACCTGCTGCCAACAGCCATGCAAGGACTCCCACCCCCAGCTGGAGTCTGACAGTGCAGAGAACTGAAGGTAGTGCCCATTCCAGGGCAGAAacttccccagcagccattgcttTTGATAAGAGGACAAGCAGCAGGTCGGTCACCAGCTCAGACAAGACTGCACACTCAGCTTTGAGCCCCAAGCCTGCCCAGGTGTTATCCCACGTGCCCACCCCTCCTCgcctgaacagcagcaagcaACACCTCAATGAAACCAAAGGCTACAGTGGCAGGAATTCCACGTCAGATAACGAGgcagctgcctgggaagctGCAGCTTTGGGGGTCTGGCTGATTCCTGTTGTCctttgctcctctctgctctgcctgtgctgttgCACTGTTGCCCTCACAGCCGGACGCTGCGGCTGCAGGAGGGGTCACTATAAACCCGTAAGGACAAGAACAACCATGTCCAGACAGCTCATAAAATATGCTCCTGTCAGAGGTAATCTGTGA